A part of Aspergillus flavus chromosome 1, complete sequence genomic DNA contains:
- a CDS encoding peptide chain release factor eRF1/aRF1 has protein sequence MSAAQANEAEKNIEIWKVKKLIKRLEAARGNGTSMISLIIPPKDQVSRAAKMLAEEFGTASNIKSRVNRLSVLSAITSTQQRLKLYNKVPPNGLVVYCGEIITSEGKERKINIDFEPFKPINTSLYLCDNKFHTEALSELLDSDQKFGFIVMDGNGALFGTLSGNTREVLQKLSVDLPKKHGRGGQSALRFARLREEKRHNYVRKIAELAVQNYITNDKINVAGLILAGSADFKNDLNQSDMFDQRLQSKVIKVVDVSYGGENGFNQAIELASETLSNVKFVQEKKLIGKYFEEISQDTGKVCYGIDDTLKALELGAAETLIVYENLDVTRWVLKNSTGSEVVIHTTKAQEENRDLFVEKETGTEMEVVDQSSFLEWLAESYKDFGATLEFVSDKSSEGNQFVKGFGGIGAILRYKVNFEQLADFEDEDEFYDGKPIVHAE, from the exons ATGAGCGCGGCCCAGGCGAATGAAGCGGAGAAGAATATCGAAATATGGAAGGTTAAAAAACTAATCAAGCGTCTGGAGGCCGCCAGAGGAAATGGCACTTCGATGATATCTCTTATCATCC CTCCCAAGGACCAGGTATCTAGGGCGGCAAAGATGCTGGCTGAAGAATTT GGCACGGCTTCCAATATCAAATCCCGGGTCAATCGTCTTTCTGTCCTGTCCGCCATCACTTCCACGCAGCAGCGTCttaagctatataataaGGTTCCCCCAAATGGCCTGGTCGTCTACTGTGGTGAGATTATCACCTCTGAGGGAAAGGAGCGTAAAATAAACATCGACTTCGAGCCATTCAAGCCTATCAATACGTCACTTTACCTGTGTGATAACAAATTCCACACTGAAGCACTGAGCGAACTTCTTGACTCGGACCAAAAGTTCGGTTTTATCGTTATGGATGGAAACGGTGCACTTTTCGGCACGCTTAGTGGAAACACCAGAGAGGTTCTTCAGAAGTTGAGCGTCGACTTGCCCAAGAAACACGGCCGTGGTGGTCAGTCAGCACTGCGTTTCGCGCGTCTTCGTGAAGAGAAGCGCCATAACTACGTACGCAAAATTGCTGAGCTGGCCGTTCAAAACTACATAACCAATGACAAGATTAACGTTGCGGGTCTGATCTTAGCTGGTTCAGCTGACTTCAAGAACGACCTCAACCAATCAGATATGTTCGATCAACGGTTGCAGTCTAAGGTGATCAAAGTTGTGGATGTATCTTACGGAGGAGAGAACGGTTTCAATCAGGCCATCGAACTTGCCTCGGAAACTTTGAGTAATGTTAAGTTTgtgcaggagaagaagctcatTGGCAAGTATTTCGAGGAAATTAGCCAAGACACTGGGAAGGTCTGCTACGGTATTGATGATACTCTCAAGGCGTTGGAACTTGGCGCAGCGGAGACACTTATTGTATACGAGAACTTGGATGTCACTCGATGGGTCTTGAAAAACTCGACCGGTTCCGAAGTTGTCATTCACACAACCAAAGCCCAAGAGGAGAACCGGGACTTGTTCGTCGAGAAGGAAACTGGCACTGAAATGGAAGTTGTAGATCAGTCTTCGTTCCTTGAGTGGCTTGCAGAAAGCTATAAAGACTTCGGTGCAACTTTGGAGTTCGTTTCTGACAAATCTAGTGAGGGTAATCAGTTTGTTAAGGGCTTTGGTGGTATTGGGGCTATTCTCCGGTATAAGGTCAATTTCGAACAGCTTGCCGACTTTGAAGACGAGGACGAATTTTATGATGGTAAGCCTATTGTCCACGCTGAATGA